One segment of Arvicanthis niloticus isolate mArvNil1 chromosome 5, mArvNil1.pat.X, whole genome shotgun sequence DNA contains the following:
- the Mier1 gene encoding mesoderm induction early response protein 1 isoform X8: MAEPSVESSSPGGSATSEDHEFDPSADMLVHDFDDERTLEEEEMMEGETNFSSEIEDLAREGDMPIHELLSLYGYDSTVRLPEEDEEEEEEEEEGEDDEDADNDDNSGCSGENKEENIKDSSGQEDETQSSNDDPSQSVTSQDAQEIIRPRRCKYFDTNSEIEEESEEDEDYIPSEDWKKEIMVGSMFQAEIPVGICRYKENEKVYENDDQLLWDPEYLPEDKVIVFLKDASRRTGDEKGVEAIPEGSHIKDNEQALYELVKCSFDTEEALRRLRFNVKAAREELSVWTEEECRNFEQGLKAYGKDFHLIQANKVRTRSVGECVAFYYMWKKSERYDFFAQQTRFGKKKYNLHPGVTDYMDRLLDESESAASSRAPSPPPTASNSSNSQSEKEDSTISSSNQNGVSSNGPGEILNKEEVKVEGLHVNGPTGGNKKPLLTDMDTNGYEANNLTTDPKLAHMTARNENDLDEKNERPAKRRRINSSGKESPGSSEFFQEAVSHGKFEEHENTND; this comes from the exons ATGGCGGAG cCATCTGTTGAGTCTTCTAGTCCAG GAGGCTCAGCAACATCAGAGGACCATGAGTTTGATCCATCAGCTGACATGCTGGTTCATGATTTTGATGATGAGCGAacattagaagaagaagaaatgatggaaggagagacaaACTTCAGTTCTGAAATAGAGGATCTTGCGAGG GAAGGTGATATGCCAATCCACGAGCTTCTCAGCCTCTATGGTTATGACAGCACTGTTCGGTTAcctgaagaagatgaggaagaagaggaggaggaggaggaaggtgaagaTGATGAAGATGCTGATAATGATGATAACAGTGGCTGTAGTGGGGAAAATAAA gAAGAGAATATAAAGGATTCATCGGGTCAGGAGGATGAAACTCAGTCTTCCAATGATGACCCCTCACAGTCTGTTACTTCCCAAGATGCTCAGGAAATAATCCGCCCACGTCGATGTAAATATTTTGATACAA ATAGTGAAATAGAAGAAGAatctgaagaagatgaagattaTATTCCCTCAGAAGACTGGAAGAAG GAAATCATGGTGGGCTCCATGTTTCAAGCTGAGATTCCAGTTGGCATTTGtagatataaagaaaatgaaaaag tgTATGAAAATGATGATCAGCTTCTGTGGGATCCAGAATATTTACCAGAAGATAAAGTGATTGTCTTTCTTAAGGATGCATCTAGAAGAACAGGGGATGAGAAAGGTGTAGAAGCAATTCCTGAAGGATCTCACATAAAAGACAATGAACAG GCTTTATATGAATTGGTTAAATGCAGCTTTGATACGGAAGAAGCCTTGAGAAGATTGAGATTTAATGTCAAAGCAGCTCGAG AGGAATTATCTGTGTGGACTGAGGAAGAATGTAGAAATTTTGAGCAAGGGCTGAAGGCCTATGGAAAAGATTTTCATCTGATTCAGGCTAATAAA GTCCGAACAAGATCAGTTGGTGAATGTGTAGCATTCTATTACATGTGGAAAAAGTCTGAGCGGTATGATTTCTTTGCTCAGCAAACAAGGtttggaaaaaagaaatataatcttCATCCTGGTGTAAC GGATTACATGGATCGTCTTTTGGATGAAAGTGAAAGTGCTGCTTCTAGCCGAgcaccatcccctccccccactgcctcAAATAGTAGTAACAGCCAGTCGGAGAAAGAAGACAGCACTATCAGCAGTAGTAATCAAAATG GTGTGTCGTCAAATGGACCAGGAGAAATACTAAACAAAGAAGAAGTAAAAGTTGAAGGCTTACATGTTAATGGACCAACAGGTGGAAATAAGAAACCACTTCTTACAGATATGGACACTAATGGTTATGAAGCAAATAACCTGACCACTGACCCAAAACTTGCCCATATGACTGCAAGAAATGAAAATGATCTTGATGAAAAAAATGAGAGACCTGCCAAAAGGCGGCGGATAAACAGCAGTGGGAAGGAGAGTCCAGGCTCGTCTGAGTTTTTCCAGGAAGCAGTCTCACATGGGAAGTTCGAGGAACATGAAAACACAAATGACTAA
- the Mier1 gene encoding mesoderm induction early response protein 1 isoform X12 — MPIHELLSLYGYDSTVRLPEEDEEEEEEEEEGEDDEDADNDDNSGCSGENKEENIKDSSGQEDETQSSNDDPSQSVTSQDAQEIIRPRRCKYFDTNSEIEEESEEDEDYIPSEDWKKEIMVGSMFQAEIPVGICRYKENEKVYENDDQLLWDPEYLPEDKVIVFLKDASRRTGDEKGVEAIPEGSHIKDNEQALYELVKCSFDTEEALRRLRFNVKAAREELSVWTEEECRNFEQGLKAYGKDFHLIQANKVRTRSVGECVAFYYMWKKSERYDFFAQQTRFGKKKYNLHPGVTDYMDRLLDESESAASSRAPSPPPTASNSSNSQSEKEDSTISSSNQNGVSSNGPGEILNKEEVKVEGLHVNGPTGGNKKPLLTDMDTNGYEANNLTTDPKLAHMTARNENDLDEKNERPAKRRRINSSGKESPGSSEFFQEAVSHGKFEEHENTND; from the exons ATGCCAATCCACGAGCTTCTCAGCCTCTATGGTTATGACAGCACTGTTCGGTTAcctgaagaagatgaggaagaagaggaggaggaggaggaaggtgaagaTGATGAAGATGCTGATAATGATGATAACAGTGGCTGTAGTGGGGAAAATAAA gAAGAGAATATAAAGGATTCATCGGGTCAGGAGGATGAAACTCAGTCTTCCAATGATGACCCCTCACAGTCTGTTACTTCCCAAGATGCTCAGGAAATAATCCGCCCACGTCGATGTAAATATTTTGATACAA ATAGTGAAATAGAAGAAGAatctgaagaagatgaagattaTATTCCCTCAGAAGACTGGAAGAAG GAAATCATGGTGGGCTCCATGTTTCAAGCTGAGATTCCAGTTGGCATTTGtagatataaagaaaatgaaaaag tgTATGAAAATGATGATCAGCTTCTGTGGGATCCAGAATATTTACCAGAAGATAAAGTGATTGTCTTTCTTAAGGATGCATCTAGAAGAACAGGGGATGAGAAAGGTGTAGAAGCAATTCCTGAAGGATCTCACATAAAAGACAATGAACAG GCTTTATATGAATTGGTTAAATGCAGCTTTGATACGGAAGAAGCCTTGAGAAGATTGAGATTTAATGTCAAAGCAGCTCGAG AGGAATTATCTGTGTGGACTGAGGAAGAATGTAGAAATTTTGAGCAAGGGCTGAAGGCCTATGGAAAAGATTTTCATCTGATTCAGGCTAATAAA GTCCGAACAAGATCAGTTGGTGAATGTGTAGCATTCTATTACATGTGGAAAAAGTCTGAGCGGTATGATTTCTTTGCTCAGCAAACAAGGtttggaaaaaagaaatataatcttCATCCTGGTGTAAC GGATTACATGGATCGTCTTTTGGATGAAAGTGAAAGTGCTGCTTCTAGCCGAgcaccatcccctccccccactgcctcAAATAGTAGTAACAGCCAGTCGGAGAAAGAAGACAGCACTATCAGCAGTAGTAATCAAAATG GTGTGTCGTCAAATGGACCAGGAGAAATACTAAACAAAGAAGAAGTAAAAGTTGAAGGCTTACATGTTAATGGACCAACAGGTGGAAATAAGAAACCACTTCTTACAGATATGGACACTAATGGTTATGAAGCAAATAACCTGACCACTGACCCAAAACTTGCCCATATGACTGCAAGAAATGAAAATGATCTTGATGAAAAAAATGAGAGACCTGCCAAAAGGCGGCGGATAAACAGCAGTGGGAAGGAGAGTCCAGGCTCGTCTGAGTTTTTCCAGGAAGCAGTCTCACATGGGAAGTTCGAGGAACATGAAAACACAAATGACTAA
- the Mier1 gene encoding mesoderm induction early response protein 1 isoform X2: MDGASPGGGGSSGGGGSGGGYGVVARFSQCLAEFRTWLRTNWLRFNADKTDVMLTVSGFFSCQITSHLLSLLVQKWMKCLPAHESTGGSATSEDHEFDPSADMLVHDFDDERTLEEEEMMEGETNFSSEIEDLAREGDMPIHELLSLYGYDSTVRLPEEDEEEEEEEEEGEDDEDADNDDNSGCSGENKEENIKDSSGQEDETQSSNDDPSQSVTSQDAQEIIRPRRCKYFDTNSEIEEESEEDEDYIPSEDWKKEIMVGSMFQAEIPVGICRYKENEKVYENDDQLLWDPEYLPEDKVIVFLKDASRRTGDEKGVEAIPEGSHIKDNEQALYELVKCSFDTEEALRRLRFNVKAAREELSVWTEEECRNFEQGLKAYGKDFHLIQANKVRTRSVGECVAFYYMWKKSERYDFFAQQTRFGKKKYNLHPGVTDYMDRLLDESESAASSRAPSPPPTASNSSNSQSEKEDSTISSSNQNGVSSNGPGEILNKEEVKVEGLHVNGPTGGNKKPLLTDMDTNGYEANNLTTDPKLAHMTARNENDLDEKNERPAKRRRINSSGKESPGSSEFFQEAVSHGKFEEHENTND, from the exons ActgtctctggattcttttcCTGTCAAATTACAAG cCATCTGTTGAGTCTTCTAGTCCAG aaatggatgaaatgTTTGCCTGCCCATGAAAGTACAG GAGGCTCAGCAACATCAGAGGACCATGAGTTTGATCCATCAGCTGACATGCTGGTTCATGATTTTGATGATGAGCGAacattagaagaagaagaaatgatggaaggagagacaaACTTCAGTTCTGAAATAGAGGATCTTGCGAGG GAAGGTGATATGCCAATCCACGAGCTTCTCAGCCTCTATGGTTATGACAGCACTGTTCGGTTAcctgaagaagatgaggaagaagaggaggaggaggaggaaggtgaagaTGATGAAGATGCTGATAATGATGATAACAGTGGCTGTAGTGGGGAAAATAAA gAAGAGAATATAAAGGATTCATCGGGTCAGGAGGATGAAACTCAGTCTTCCAATGATGACCCCTCACAGTCTGTTACTTCCCAAGATGCTCAGGAAATAATCCGCCCACGTCGATGTAAATATTTTGATACAA ATAGTGAAATAGAAGAAGAatctgaagaagatgaagattaTATTCCCTCAGAAGACTGGAAGAAG GAAATCATGGTGGGCTCCATGTTTCAAGCTGAGATTCCAGTTGGCATTTGtagatataaagaaaatgaaaaag tgTATGAAAATGATGATCAGCTTCTGTGGGATCCAGAATATTTACCAGAAGATAAAGTGATTGTCTTTCTTAAGGATGCATCTAGAAGAACAGGGGATGAGAAAGGTGTAGAAGCAATTCCTGAAGGATCTCACATAAAAGACAATGAACAG GCTTTATATGAATTGGTTAAATGCAGCTTTGATACGGAAGAAGCCTTGAGAAGATTGAGATTTAATGTCAAAGCAGCTCGAG AGGAATTATCTGTGTGGACTGAGGAAGAATGTAGAAATTTTGAGCAAGGGCTGAAGGCCTATGGAAAAGATTTTCATCTGATTCAGGCTAATAAA GTCCGAACAAGATCAGTTGGTGAATGTGTAGCATTCTATTACATGTGGAAAAAGTCTGAGCGGTATGATTTCTTTGCTCAGCAAACAAGGtttggaaaaaagaaatataatcttCATCCTGGTGTAAC GGATTACATGGATCGTCTTTTGGATGAAAGTGAAAGTGCTGCTTCTAGCCGAgcaccatcccctccccccactgcctcAAATAGTAGTAACAGCCAGTCGGAGAAAGAAGACAGCACTATCAGCAGTAGTAATCAAAATG GTGTGTCGTCAAATGGACCAGGAGAAATACTAAACAAAGAAGAAGTAAAAGTTGAAGGCTTACATGTTAATGGACCAACAGGTGGAAATAAGAAACCACTTCTTACAGATATGGACACTAATGGTTATGAAGCAAATAACCTGACCACTGACCCAAAACTTGCCCATATGACTGCAAGAAATGAAAATGATCTTGATGAAAAAAATGAGAGACCTGCCAAAAGGCGGCGGATAAACAGCAGTGGGAAGGAGAGTCCAGGCTCGTCTGAGTTTTTCCAGGAAGCAGTCTCACATGGGAAGTTCGAGGAACATGAAAACACAAATGACTAA
- the Mier1 gene encoding mesoderm induction early response protein 1 isoform X3, whose protein sequence is MDGASPGGGGSSGGGGSGGGYGVVARFSQCLAEFRTWLRTNWLRFNADKTDVMLPSVESSSPGGSATSEDHEFDPSADMLVHDFDDERTLEEEEMMEGETNFSSEIEDLAREGDMPIHELLSLYGYDSTVRLPEEDEEEEEEEEEGEDDEDADNDDNSGCSGENKEENIKDSSGQEDETQSSNDDPSQSVTSQDAQEIIRPRRCKYFDTNSEIEEESEEDEDYIPSEDWKKEIMVGSMFQAEIPVGICRYKENEKVYENDDQLLWDPEYLPEDKVIVFLKDASRRTGDEKGVEAIPEGSHIKDNEQALYELVKCSFDTEEALRRLRFNVKAAREELSVWTEEECRNFEQGLKAYGKDFHLIQANKVRTRSVGECVAFYYMWKKSERYDFFAQQTRFGKKKYNLHPGVTDYMDRLLDESESAASSRAPSPPPTASNSSNSQSEKEDSTISSSNQNGVSSNGPGEILNKEEVKVEGLHVNGPTGGNKKPLLTDMDTNGYEANNLTTDPKLAHMTARNENDLDEKNERPAKRRRINSSGKESPGSSEFFQEAVSHGKFEEHENTND, encoded by the exons cCATCTGTTGAGTCTTCTAGTCCAG GAGGCTCAGCAACATCAGAGGACCATGAGTTTGATCCATCAGCTGACATGCTGGTTCATGATTTTGATGATGAGCGAacattagaagaagaagaaatgatggaaggagagacaaACTTCAGTTCTGAAATAGAGGATCTTGCGAGG GAAGGTGATATGCCAATCCACGAGCTTCTCAGCCTCTATGGTTATGACAGCACTGTTCGGTTAcctgaagaagatgaggaagaagaggaggaggaggaggaaggtgaagaTGATGAAGATGCTGATAATGATGATAACAGTGGCTGTAGTGGGGAAAATAAA gAAGAGAATATAAAGGATTCATCGGGTCAGGAGGATGAAACTCAGTCTTCCAATGATGACCCCTCACAGTCTGTTACTTCCCAAGATGCTCAGGAAATAATCCGCCCACGTCGATGTAAATATTTTGATACAA ATAGTGAAATAGAAGAAGAatctgaagaagatgaagattaTATTCCCTCAGAAGACTGGAAGAAG GAAATCATGGTGGGCTCCATGTTTCAAGCTGAGATTCCAGTTGGCATTTGtagatataaagaaaatgaaaaag tgTATGAAAATGATGATCAGCTTCTGTGGGATCCAGAATATTTACCAGAAGATAAAGTGATTGTCTTTCTTAAGGATGCATCTAGAAGAACAGGGGATGAGAAAGGTGTAGAAGCAATTCCTGAAGGATCTCACATAAAAGACAATGAACAG GCTTTATATGAATTGGTTAAATGCAGCTTTGATACGGAAGAAGCCTTGAGAAGATTGAGATTTAATGTCAAAGCAGCTCGAG AGGAATTATCTGTGTGGACTGAGGAAGAATGTAGAAATTTTGAGCAAGGGCTGAAGGCCTATGGAAAAGATTTTCATCTGATTCAGGCTAATAAA GTCCGAACAAGATCAGTTGGTGAATGTGTAGCATTCTATTACATGTGGAAAAAGTCTGAGCGGTATGATTTCTTTGCTCAGCAAACAAGGtttggaaaaaagaaatataatcttCATCCTGGTGTAAC GGATTACATGGATCGTCTTTTGGATGAAAGTGAAAGTGCTGCTTCTAGCCGAgcaccatcccctccccccactgcctcAAATAGTAGTAACAGCCAGTCGGAGAAAGAAGACAGCACTATCAGCAGTAGTAATCAAAATG GTGTGTCGTCAAATGGACCAGGAGAAATACTAAACAAAGAAGAAGTAAAAGTTGAAGGCTTACATGTTAATGGACCAACAGGTGGAAATAAGAAACCACTTCTTACAGATATGGACACTAATGGTTATGAAGCAAATAACCTGACCACTGACCCAAAACTTGCCCATATGACTGCAAGAAATGAAAATGATCTTGATGAAAAAAATGAGAGACCTGCCAAAAGGCGGCGGATAAACAGCAGTGGGAAGGAGAGTCCAGGCTCGTCTGAGTTTTTCCAGGAAGCAGTCTCACATGGGAAGTTCGAGGAACATGAAAACACAAATGACTAA
- the Mier1 gene encoding mesoderm induction early response protein 1 isoform X1 — protein sequence MDGASPGGGGSSGGGGSGGGYGVVARFSQCLAEFRTWLRTNWLRFNADKTDVMLKMCIRCLCLIGLQTVSGFFSCQITSHLLSLLVQKWMKCLPAHESTGGSATSEDHEFDPSADMLVHDFDDERTLEEEEMMEGETNFSSEIEDLAREGDMPIHELLSLYGYDSTVRLPEEDEEEEEEEEEGEDDEDADNDDNSGCSGENKEENIKDSSGQEDETQSSNDDPSQSVTSQDAQEIIRPRRCKYFDTNSEIEEESEEDEDYIPSEDWKKEIMVGSMFQAEIPVGICRYKENEKVYENDDQLLWDPEYLPEDKVIVFLKDASRRTGDEKGVEAIPEGSHIKDNEQALYELVKCSFDTEEALRRLRFNVKAAREELSVWTEEECRNFEQGLKAYGKDFHLIQANKVRTRSVGECVAFYYMWKKSERYDFFAQQTRFGKKKYNLHPGVTDYMDRLLDESESAASSRAPSPPPTASNSSNSQSEKEDSTISSSNQNGVSSNGPGEILNKEEVKVEGLHVNGPTGGNKKPLLTDMDTNGYEANNLTTDPKLAHMTARNENDLDEKNERPAKRRRINSSGKESPGSSEFFQEAVSHGKFEEHENTND from the exons AAAATGTGCATCAGATGTTTATGTTTAATTGGTTTACAGActgtctctggattcttttcCTGTCAAATTACAAG cCATCTGTTGAGTCTTCTAGTCCAG aaatggatgaaatgTTTGCCTGCCCATGAAAGTACAG GAGGCTCAGCAACATCAGAGGACCATGAGTTTGATCCATCAGCTGACATGCTGGTTCATGATTTTGATGATGAGCGAacattagaagaagaagaaatgatggaaggagagacaaACTTCAGTTCTGAAATAGAGGATCTTGCGAGG GAAGGTGATATGCCAATCCACGAGCTTCTCAGCCTCTATGGTTATGACAGCACTGTTCGGTTAcctgaagaagatgaggaagaagaggaggaggaggaggaaggtgaagaTGATGAAGATGCTGATAATGATGATAACAGTGGCTGTAGTGGGGAAAATAAA gAAGAGAATATAAAGGATTCATCGGGTCAGGAGGATGAAACTCAGTCTTCCAATGATGACCCCTCACAGTCTGTTACTTCCCAAGATGCTCAGGAAATAATCCGCCCACGTCGATGTAAATATTTTGATACAA ATAGTGAAATAGAAGAAGAatctgaagaagatgaagattaTATTCCCTCAGAAGACTGGAAGAAG GAAATCATGGTGGGCTCCATGTTTCAAGCTGAGATTCCAGTTGGCATTTGtagatataaagaaaatgaaaaag tgTATGAAAATGATGATCAGCTTCTGTGGGATCCAGAATATTTACCAGAAGATAAAGTGATTGTCTTTCTTAAGGATGCATCTAGAAGAACAGGGGATGAGAAAGGTGTAGAAGCAATTCCTGAAGGATCTCACATAAAAGACAATGAACAG GCTTTATATGAATTGGTTAAATGCAGCTTTGATACGGAAGAAGCCTTGAGAAGATTGAGATTTAATGTCAAAGCAGCTCGAG AGGAATTATCTGTGTGGACTGAGGAAGAATGTAGAAATTTTGAGCAAGGGCTGAAGGCCTATGGAAAAGATTTTCATCTGATTCAGGCTAATAAA GTCCGAACAAGATCAGTTGGTGAATGTGTAGCATTCTATTACATGTGGAAAAAGTCTGAGCGGTATGATTTCTTTGCTCAGCAAACAAGGtttggaaaaaagaaatataatcttCATCCTGGTGTAAC GGATTACATGGATCGTCTTTTGGATGAAAGTGAAAGTGCTGCTTCTAGCCGAgcaccatcccctccccccactgcctcAAATAGTAGTAACAGCCAGTCGGAGAAAGAAGACAGCACTATCAGCAGTAGTAATCAAAATG GTGTGTCGTCAAATGGACCAGGAGAAATACTAAACAAAGAAGAAGTAAAAGTTGAAGGCTTACATGTTAATGGACCAACAGGTGGAAATAAGAAACCACTTCTTACAGATATGGACACTAATGGTTATGAAGCAAATAACCTGACCACTGACCCAAAACTTGCCCATATGACTGCAAGAAATGAAAATGATCTTGATGAAAAAAATGAGAGACCTGCCAAAAGGCGGCGGATAAACAGCAGTGGGAAGGAGAGTCCAGGCTCGTCTGAGTTTTTCCAGGAAGCAGTCTCACATGGGAAGTTCGAGGAACATGAAAACACAAATGACTAA
- the Mier1 gene encoding mesoderm induction early response protein 1 isoform X9, which translates to MLPSVESSSPGGSATSEDHEFDPSADMLVHDFDDERTLEEEEMMEGETNFSSEIEDLAREGDMPIHELLSLYGYDSTVRLPEEDEEEEEEEEEGEDDEDADNDDNSGCSGENKEENIKDSSGQEDETQSSNDDPSQSVTSQDAQEIIRPRRCKYFDTNSEIEEESEEDEDYIPSEDWKKEIMVGSMFQAEIPVGICRYKENEKVYENDDQLLWDPEYLPEDKVIVFLKDASRRTGDEKGVEAIPEGSHIKDNEQALYELVKCSFDTEEALRRLRFNVKAAREELSVWTEEECRNFEQGLKAYGKDFHLIQANKVRTRSVGECVAFYYMWKKSERYDFFAQQTRFGKKKYNLHPGVTDYMDRLLDESESAASSRAPSPPPTASNSSNSQSEKEDSTISSSNQNGVSSNGPGEILNKEEVKVEGLHVNGPTGGNKKPLLTDMDTNGYEANNLTTDPKLAHMTARNENDLDEKNERPAKRRRINSSGKESPGSSEFFQEAVSHGKFEEHENTND; encoded by the exons cCATCTGTTGAGTCTTCTAGTCCAG GAGGCTCAGCAACATCAGAGGACCATGAGTTTGATCCATCAGCTGACATGCTGGTTCATGATTTTGATGATGAGCGAacattagaagaagaagaaatgatggaaggagagacaaACTTCAGTTCTGAAATAGAGGATCTTGCGAGG GAAGGTGATATGCCAATCCACGAGCTTCTCAGCCTCTATGGTTATGACAGCACTGTTCGGTTAcctgaagaagatgaggaagaagaggaggaggaggaggaaggtgaagaTGATGAAGATGCTGATAATGATGATAACAGTGGCTGTAGTGGGGAAAATAAA gAAGAGAATATAAAGGATTCATCGGGTCAGGAGGATGAAACTCAGTCTTCCAATGATGACCCCTCACAGTCTGTTACTTCCCAAGATGCTCAGGAAATAATCCGCCCACGTCGATGTAAATATTTTGATACAA ATAGTGAAATAGAAGAAGAatctgaagaagatgaagattaTATTCCCTCAGAAGACTGGAAGAAG GAAATCATGGTGGGCTCCATGTTTCAAGCTGAGATTCCAGTTGGCATTTGtagatataaagaaaatgaaaaag tgTATGAAAATGATGATCAGCTTCTGTGGGATCCAGAATATTTACCAGAAGATAAAGTGATTGTCTTTCTTAAGGATGCATCTAGAAGAACAGGGGATGAGAAAGGTGTAGAAGCAATTCCTGAAGGATCTCACATAAAAGACAATGAACAG GCTTTATATGAATTGGTTAAATGCAGCTTTGATACGGAAGAAGCCTTGAGAAGATTGAGATTTAATGTCAAAGCAGCTCGAG AGGAATTATCTGTGTGGACTGAGGAAGAATGTAGAAATTTTGAGCAAGGGCTGAAGGCCTATGGAAAAGATTTTCATCTGATTCAGGCTAATAAA GTCCGAACAAGATCAGTTGGTGAATGTGTAGCATTCTATTACATGTGGAAAAAGTCTGAGCGGTATGATTTCTTTGCTCAGCAAACAAGGtttggaaaaaagaaatataatcttCATCCTGGTGTAAC GGATTACATGGATCGTCTTTTGGATGAAAGTGAAAGTGCTGCTTCTAGCCGAgcaccatcccctccccccactgcctcAAATAGTAGTAACAGCCAGTCGGAGAAAGAAGACAGCACTATCAGCAGTAGTAATCAAAATG GTGTGTCGTCAAATGGACCAGGAGAAATACTAAACAAAGAAGAAGTAAAAGTTGAAGGCTTACATGTTAATGGACCAACAGGTGGAAATAAGAAACCACTTCTTACAGATATGGACACTAATGGTTATGAAGCAAATAACCTGACCACTGACCCAAAACTTGCCCATATGACTGCAAGAAATGAAAATGATCTTGATGAAAAAAATGAGAGACCTGCCAAAAGGCGGCGGATAAACAGCAGTGGGAAGGAGAGTCCAGGCTCGTCTGAGTTTTTCCAGGAAGCAGTCTCACATGGGAAGTTCGAGGAACATGAAAACACAAATGACTAA